The following are from one region of the Magnetococcales bacterium genome:
- a CDS encoding HAD family phosphatase — MEKLALFDLDNTLLAGDSDYLWGRYLVERGRVDDSDYEARNRAFYEDYRHGVLDIQAYLRFQLGFLARESRATLESWREEFLERMIRPILLPKGQECIRRHREEGATVLIITATNRFVTEPIARLLGVDDLLATEAEENADGSFTGQPRGTPCFREGKIRRLEAWLQQRDATPTETWFYSDSRNDLFLLESVHHPVAVDADAVLAEEATRRGWPCISFR; from the coding sequence ATGGAAAAACTGGCCCTTTTTGACCTGGACAACACCCTGTTGGCCGGAGACAGCGACTATCTCTGGGGGCGTTATCTGGTGGAGCGTGGTCGGGTCGACGACTCGGACTACGAAGCGCGCAACCGGGCCTTTTACGAGGATTATCGCCACGGGGTGCTGGATATCCAGGCCTATCTGCGCTTTCAGCTGGGTTTTTTGGCTCGGGAATCCCGCGCCACCCTGGAGAGTTGGCGGGAGGAGTTTCTGGAACGCATGATCCGGCCCATTCTGCTGCCCAAGGGGCAGGAGTGCATCCGGCGGCATCGGGAAGAGGGCGCCACGGTGTTGATCATCACCGCCACCAACCGTTTCGTCACTGAGCCCATTGCCCGGCTGTTGGGGGTGGACGACCTGTTGGCCACGGAGGCGGAGGAGAACGCCGACGGCAGCTTCACCGGGCAGCCCCGGGGTACACCCTGTTTTCGCGAGGGCAAAATCCGCCGTCTGGAAGCGTGGTTGCAACAACGGGACGCCACTCCGACGGAGACCTGGTTCTACAGCGACTCCCGCAACGATCTCTTCCTGCTGGAGAGCGTGCATCATCCGGTGGCGGTGGACGCCGACGCGGTGCTTGCGGAAGAGGCGACCCGGCGCGGCTGGCCCTGCATCTCCTTCCGGTAG